From a single Andrena cerasifolii isolate SP2316 chromosome 8, iyAndCera1_principal, whole genome shotgun sequence genomic region:
- the LOC143372217 gene encoding uncharacterized protein LOC143372217: protein MLLAHLQLVVRPLLLILVPDRFSARRDINVEDTGPSTSTSRVSNIHDTFSLPCGTSSEPSFRQRLASCFVDNDLTHVQGNNILSLLRTHSCFSKLPRDVRTLVSTPRNPVVPFVVEPGEYIYFELEAEIIKSLPNTLSVSFVRQLELDFHTDGCTLDKSGSIHIWPVQCRISNIPRIKPIVVSIYKGSQKPHDLNIFFEKFIADVRAIVSNGGINFHSIKLPVRLRCFIADASARAFVLNHRGHMSIRPCSKCTVCGTLHGKHYAFDGINQSPRTDEDYIRRLDQMHHEEGTSPLSSLPMGIVSQVPFEYMYLVCLGVVKKLLSAWVHGDYSPFSKLRRIDISILSARLKSLSRYCPSDFARRPRAIELSSKYKATEFRQFLLYTGPVKLNRVLEKTAYKHFLLLHAAIRVLVSESPSIPHLSFAELALQKFVLRNPELYGPAFNSYNVHGFLHLTNDVRRLGNLDSCSAFRYANNMSISKKYHRKPHFPLQQFSNRMREIQFHGTNIHCNVNFSIRVSRPLNNDPDCSQYRKIEFNSISLGIKVRDNFCISVDGSICLIFNISMDSDNSYRLGITNFLEVDDFYDIGIISSALGVYKCATLSQDILYVSPDQVRAKCFRMLFHDNMPTGNNDDPIPLETRSYVVAVITHSEKP, encoded by the coding sequence ATGCTGTTAGCACATCTGCAGCTTGTAGTTCGTCCGCTCCTGTTAATTTTAGTCCCCGATAGATTCAGTGCTAGGCGCGATATAAATGTAGAAGACACCGGTCCTTCTACTTCCACGTCACGCGTTTCTAATATCCACGATACATTTTCATTGCCCTGTGGTACTTCCTCCGAGCCATCTTTTCGCCAACGGTTAGCGTCTTGTTTCGTGGACAACGATTTGACACACGTTCAAGGAAATAATATATTATCTCTCCTTCGAACACATTCCTGTTTCTCCAAGTTGCCTCGGGATGTTAGAACACTTGTATCTACGCCACGTAATCCTGTTGTTCCATTCGTCGTGGAACCAGGAGAATACATTTATTTCGAGCTGGaagcagaaattattaaaagtctCCCTAACACTTTGTCGGTATCTTTTGTTAGACAGTTAGAATTAGATTTTCATACCGACGGATGTACTTTGGACAAATCAGGTTCCATTCATATCTGGCCCGTCCAATGTAGGATTTCAAATATTCCTCGTATTAAGCCGATAGTGGTAAGCATCTATAAAGGTTCCCAAAAACCACACGACCTCaatattttctttgagaaatttATTGCAGACGTCAGGGCCATCGTGTCCAACGgaggcataaattttcattccattAAGTTGCCCGTACGACTGAGATGTTTCATAGCTGACGCATCAGCTCGAGCATTCGTATTAAATCATCGTGGGCATATGTCTATCCGTCCCTGTTCCAAATGTACGGTTTGTGGTACCCTGCACGGTAAGCATTACGCTTTCGATGGGATAAATCAATCTCCTCGAACCGATGAGGATTACATTCGACGGTTAGACCAGATGCATCACGAGGAAGGTACAAGCCCATTGTCATCGCTACCGATGGGAATTGTTTCGCAAGTTCCTTTCGAGTATATGTATCTTGTATGCTTGGGCGTAGTAAAGAAACTGTTGTCTGCGTGGGTACATGGAGACTATTCACCTTTCTCAAAATTGCGCCGCATAGACATTTCTATACTGTCTGCGAGACTGAAGAGTCTTAGCAGATATTGCCCCTCAGACTTTGCCAGACGTCCTAGAGCTATCGAACTATCCTCTAAATATAAAGCGACCGAATTTCGTCAGTTCCTTCTGTATACAGGGCCAGTTAAACTGAATCGTGTACTGGAGAAAACCGCATACAAGCATTTCTTATTGTTACATGCGGCCATACGGGTTTTAGTTTCAGAATCTCCTTCGATCCCACACTTGAGCTTCGCAGAGTTAGCTTTGCAGAAATTTGTTCTTCGTAACCCAGAACTTTATGGCCCAGCTTTTAATAGTTATAACGTCCATGGCTTTCTTCATTTAACCAACGATGTCAGACGTCTTGGTAATTTAGATTCATGTTCTGCTTTTCGATATGCAAACAACATGTCCATTTCTAAAAAGTATCACAGGAAGCCACATTTTCCTCTCCAACAATTTTCCAATAGGATGAGGGAGATACAATTTCATGGCACAAATATTCATTGTAATGTCAATTTTTCTATTCGCGTATCTAGACCACTTAATAACGACCCCGATTGTTCTCAGTACCGTAAGATAGAGTTCAATAGCATATCTCTGGGCATCAAAGTACGCGATAATTTTTGCATCTCAGTCGACGGCTCGAtctgcttaattttcaatattagcaTGGACTCAGATAACTCCTATCGTTTAGGTATTACAAATTTTCTAGAGGTCGATGATTTTTATGATATCGGCATAATATCTTCGGCTCTTGGCGTATATAAATGCGCCACATTGAGCCAGGACATTTTATATGTCTCCCCCGATCAGGTTCGCGCCAAATGTTTTAGAATGCtttttcacgataatatgcCCACTGGCAATAACGACGACCCCATTCCCTTAGAAACCCGTAGCTATGTCGTAGCCGTTATTACACACAGCGAGAAGCCGTAg
- the LOC143372216 gene encoding uncharacterized protein LOC143372216 produces MLLAHLQLVVRPLLLILVPDRFSARRDINVEDTGPSTSTSRVSNIHDTFSLPCGTSSEPSFRQRLASCFVDNDLTHVQGNNILSLLRTHSCFSKLPRDVRTLVSTPRNPVVPFVVEPGEYIYFELEAEIIKSLPNTLSVSFVRQLELDFHTDGCTLDKSGSIHIWPVQCRISNIPRIKPIVVSIYKGSQKPHDLNIFFEKFIADVRAIVSNGGINFHSIKLPVRLRCFIADASARAFVLNHRGHMSIRPCSKCTVCGTLHGKHYAFDGINQSPRTDEDYIRRLDQMHHEEGTSPLSSLPMGIVSQVPFEYMYLVCLGVVKKLLSAWVHGDYSPFSKLRRIDISILSARLKSLSRYCPSDFARRPRAIELSSKYKATEFRQFLLYTGPVKLNRVLEKTAYKHFLLLHAAIRVLVSESPSIPHLSFAELALQKFVLRNPELYGPAFNSYNVHGFLHLTNDVRRLGNLDSCSAFRYANNMSISKKYHRKPHFPLQQFSNRMREIQFHGTNIHCNVNFSIRVSRPLNNDPACSQYRKIEFNSISLGINVRDNCCISVDGSIYLIFNINMDSDNSYRLGIKQFLGVDDFYDIGIISSALGVYKCATWSQDILYISPDQVRAKCFRMLFHDNMPTGNNDDPIPLETRSYVVAVITHSEKP; encoded by the coding sequence ATGCTGTTAGCACATCTGCAGCTTGTAGTTCGTCCGCTCCTGTTAATTTTAGTCCCCGATAGATTCAGTGCTAGGCGCGATATAAATGTAGAAGACACCGGTCCTTCTACTTCCACGTCACGCGTTTCTAATATCCACGATACATTTTCATTGCCCTGTGGTACTTCCTCCGAGCCATCTTTTCGCCAACGGTTAGCGTCTTGTTTCGTGGACAACGATTTGACACACGTTCAAGGAAATAATATATTATCTCTCCTTCGAACACATTCCTGTTTCTCCAAGTTGCCTCGGGATGTTAGAACACTCGTATCTACGCCACGTAATCCTGTTGTTCCATTCGTCGTGGAACCAGGAGAATACATTTATTTCGAGCTGGaagcagaaattattaaaagtctCCCTAACACTTTGTCGGTATCTTTTGTTAGACAGTTAGAATTAGATTTTCATACCGACGGATGTACTTTGGACAAATCAGGTTCCATTCATATCTGGCCCGTCCAATGTAGGATTTCAAATATTCCTCGTATTAAGCCGATAGTGGTAAGCATCTATAAAGGTTCCCAAAAACCACACGACCTCaatattttctttgagaaatttATTGCAGACGTCAGGGCCATCGTGTCCAACGgaggcataaattttcattccattAAGTTGCCCGTACGACTGAGATGTTTCATAGCTGACGCATCAGCTCGAGCATTCGTATTAAATCATCGTGGGCATATGTCTATCCGTCCCTGTTCCAAATGTACGGTTTGTGGTACCCTGCACGGTAAGCATTACGCTTTCGATGGGATAAATCAATCTCCTCGAACCGATGAGGATTACATTCGACGGTTAGACCAGATGCATCACGAGGAAGGTACAAGCCCATTGTCATCGCTACCGATGGGAATTGTTTCGCAAGTTCCTTTCGAGTATATGTATCTTGTATGCTTGGGCGTAGTAAAGAAACTGTTGTCTGCGTGGGTACATGGAGACTATTCACCTTTCTCAAAATTGCGCCGCATAGACATTTCTATACTGTCTGCGAGACTGAAGAGTCTTAGCAGATATTGCCCCTCAGACTTTGCCAGACGTCCTAGAGCTATCGAACTATCCTCTAAATATAAAGCGACCGAATTTCGTCAGTTCCTTCTGTATACAGGGCCAGTTAAACTGAATCGTGTACTGGAGAAAACCGCATACAAGCATTTCTTATTGTTACATGCGGCCATACGGGTTTTAGTTTCAGAATCTCCTTCGATCCCACACTTGAGCTTCGCAGAGTTAGCTTTGCAGAAATTTGTTCTTCGTAACCCAGAACTTTATGGCCCAGCTTTTAATAGTTATAACGTCCATGGCTTTCTTCATTTAACCAACGATGTCAGACGTCTTGGTAATTTAGATTCATGTTCTGCTTTTCGATATGCAAACAACATGTCCATTTCTAAAAAGTATCACAGGAAGCCACATTTTCCTCTCCAACAATTTTCCAATAGGATGAGGGAGATACAATTTCATGGCACAAATATTCATTGTAATGTCAATTTTTCTATTCGCGTATCTAGACCACTTAATAACGACCCCGCTTGTTCTCAGTACCGTAAGATAGAGTTCAATAGCATATCTCTGGGTATCAATGTACGCGATAATTGTTGCATCTCAGTCGACGGCTCGAtctacttaattttcaatattaacaTGGACTCCGATAACTCCTATCGTTTAGGTATTAAACAATTTCTAGGGGTCGATGATTTTTATGATATCGGCATAATATCTTCGGCTCTTGGCGTATATAAATGCGCCACATGGAGCCAGGACATTTTATATATCTCCCCCGATCAGGTTCGCGCCAAATGTTTTAGAATGCtttttcacgataatatgcCCACTGGCAATAACGATGACCCCATTCCCTTAGAAACCCGTAGCTATGTCGTTGCCGTTATTACACACAGCGAGAAGCCGTAg
- the LOC143372424 gene encoding uncharacterized protein LOC143372424, which translates to MYFYLQADMDQRGKRVTTKPARYQTTSSEEEAPKRRRTSTAPRPPIDQDIDDLRMVLQEHGSTTSKSVPTVDQSNICIFQDNYAVSVPAPAPFTYHQDPGTSSARATVIQVSRVSCLLIRYVSIRSVCRRMNTLLLSIQKSVLATHNTGQPMKPAVLPLSSVQEVDCFEDIDDNTYSKVVKYFEYVGGFDLKGAGKCCFKEALPDDLTLSFTWFGREGLRSLYDTRIARAIFEGVAQNPKFQKPTRSDFQLWMQTELEASKERIRCRKRGPRTSPSQEPRVPRSFWSDQQPDEADDDL; encoded by the exons ATGTACTTTTACTTACAGGCTGACATGGACCAACGAGGGAAACGTGTGACCACGAAACCAGCACGGTACCAGACGACTTCTTCGGAGGAGGAAGCGCCGAAACGGCGAAGGACGTCGACCGCGCCGAGACCACCGATCGATCAGGACATCGATGATTTAAGGATGGTCCTGCAGGAACACGGTTCAACAACGTCAAAGAGTGTTCCTACTGTTGACCAGagtaatatttgtatatttcaGGATAATTATGCGGTTAGTGTTCCTGCCCCCGCACCATTCACGTATCATCAGGATCCAGGGACATCGTCTGCACGCGCCACTGTGATCCAGG TATCGCGTGTATCGTGTTTATTAATACGTTACGTCTCCATCCGTTCTGTTTGCAGAAGAATGAATACTCTCTTGCTGAGTATTCAGAAATCTGTCCTGGCCACCCATAATACCGGTCAACCGATGAAACCAGCAGTCCTCCCTTTGTCCTCAGTGCAGGAGGTGGACTGTTTTGAGGACATCGATGACAACACTTATTCCAAAGTT GTAAAGTATTTCGAATACGTGGGCGGGTTCGATTTGAAGGGAGCAGGCAAGTGCTGCTTCAAGGAAGCACTGCCGGACGACTTAACGTTGTCGTTCACTTGGTTTGGCCGCGAAGGACTCAGATCCTTATATGACACCCGCATCGCGAGGGCGATTTTTG AAGGTGTGGCTCAGAACCCCAAGTTCCAGAAGCCAACCCGATCGGACTTCCAATTGTGGATGCAAACGGAACTGGAGGCGTCAAAGGAGAGGATACGCTGTAGGAAGCGTGGTCCGCGTACATCGCCATCCCAGGAACCTCGAGTGCCCCGCAGTTTCTGGAGCGACCAACAGCCCGACGAAGCTGATGACGACCTCTGA